The genomic interval GTGCCAGCTCGTACAGACGGCGCTCCATCGGCTTCGATAGCCGGAAATAATCCGGGTGGAGCGTCAGAACCTCCTGATGCCGGACCGCGTTGTAGACGAAATCCGACAGCTTGATCTCGACCCAAAGAATACGCCCGTCGAGCCCCTCCTTGCGGCGCACGGTGCCGCCCTCGATCAGGCCGAACGCGTCGAATTGTTCCTCGTCACCGGTCTTGATGTTGGTACGAATGCGCGTCCCGTCGAGGCGTTCGATGGCGTCGCAGATCGCAAGGTAATCCTTGCCGCCGGTACCCCGGTTCGCAAACATCAGGAAGTCACGGCAGTTGATCCTGATGCGCTGTTTTGGCTCCTCACCGCGCCGCATGGCGGCGACGAGCTGGGAGACGGCATAGATCAGGATGTCTTTGTCATAGATCGTCGCGAGGCCCTTCTCGCTGGGCACGATCTTCAGCCAGTGGTCGCCGCGCCGATAAATGCGCGAGGTCGTCACCGGCTTTTTCGAGAGCGAATAGAACGGGTGCTCAAGCGTCGGCATCAGGTCCTTCAGAACCGCGTCAGCCACATCGCAGGTGAACAGATCAGTCCCGCCGCGCTTGTCGGCCGTCAGGTTTGACGGCGGCAACGTGTCCTCACGCAGATTCGGGTGATTAGATACCATGCCTCACATTCGGGGTTTTAGATACCAAAGTCAAGGAAATTCGGGGTTTCAGATACCGGATGCCGATACCCCGAATCGGCCCTCGACCAGGATCGGCCTGTGGGTCGTTCGGGGGATAAGTCTGTGGGCAGATCGAGCGGCGCGCGGACTTTAGATACCGAATCGCGGGAAACAGATACCGTTCAACGGGAATTAGATACCGCAAGTGTTTTTTTTTGATTATATATCAAGGGCTTAGGGTGTGTTTCGGCACCCTTAACACCCTATATAACACCCATATTAACACCAGAGACCGAACCCCGGTCGGCAGAGCAGATCCAGTTCATGGAACCCACTCAAGCGCCGCGAGCTGCGCGAGTTACACCTCCACGAAACGACTCAACGCCACCAGACGCAAATACACCTTGACGTGTCTACAC from Acuticoccus sp. MNP-M23 carries:
- a CDS encoding replication initiator protein A; translated protein: MVSNHPNLREDTLPPSNLTADKRGGTDLFTCDVADAVLKDLMPTLEHPFYSLSKKPVTTSRIYRRGDHWLKIVPSEKGLATIYDKDILIYAVSQLVAAMRRGEEPKQRIRINCRDFLMFANRGTGGKDYLAICDAIERLDGTRIRTNIKTGDEEQFDAFGLIEGGTVRRKEGLDGRILWVEIKLSDFVYNAVRHQEVLTLHPDYFRLSKPMERRLYELARKHCGQQDKWSPYIQTLFEKSGSSGSVKLFRNRVKEICRTNNMPDYELEFLEEPDQVLFMNRDTMPKDHGKPEQSDETILLRLTGEGRMRGREIAAGWDIDYVQSCFAAWWVKIGRPPTKNADALFLKFCRTWQDKRGRPA